CAAGCCGAGTTTTTAAATCGAATGGCAAAATTAGGCATTCCTCTTGTGGGCGTTGATCCAGCCATCGTGCTGTCTTATCGAGATGAATACAAAGAAGCACTACAAGAAAAACGTGGCGATTTTCACGTTCTCACCGCACACGAATGGTTAAAACAAAGATTACAAAATGCGGATTTACAAGAGAAGTTAAAAAACATCGCCAAAACTGACCGCACTTTCGATTGGTATTTATTCCAGCATTGTACGGAATCTACCTTTATGCCAAACAGCCCAAAAGAATGGCAAGAAATTTTTGGAAGATTTGGACAACAACTTAATGTAGAAAAAGTAGGATGTTGCGGTATGGCTGGTGTATTTGGACATGAAGTGCAAAATCAAAAAATGAGCCGAGAAATCTACGATGTATCCTGGCACAAAAAACTGCATGAAAAAGATCCGCACTTTTGTTTAGCAACTGGTTATTCTTGCCGCAGTCAGGTAAAACGTTATGAACATGTGGTGTTAAAGCACCCTGTGCAGGCATTATTAGAAATTTTAGCGTAATGAAAGGAACATCATGATTTGGCAAAAAAACTTCACGCTCGAAAACTTAAATCAACTTTGCTCCAACAGTGCAGTTAGCCATCTTGGCATTGAAATTTCTGCTTTTGGCGAGGATTGGATTGAAGCGACAATGCCGGTGGATTATCGTACTATGCAGCCGTTTGGTGTATTGCATGGAGGGGTTTCTGTTGCTTTAGCTGAAACAATTGGTTCCCTTGCGGGTTCGCTTTGTTTAGAAGAAGGCAAAACTGCGGTGGGATTGGATATTAACGCCAATCATCTTCGCCCGGTTAGTTCAGGTAAAGTGACCGCGAGAGCCACGCCAATTAATTTGGGCAGAAATATCCAAGTTTGGCAAATTGACATCCGCACAGAAGAGAATAAACTTTGTTGTGTTTCTAGATTAACCCTTTCCGTAATCAATTTATGACAAAATCCGCA
The nucleotide sequence above comes from Haemophilus influenzae. Encoded proteins:
- a CDS encoding hotdog fold thioesterase → MIWQKNFTLENLNQLCSNSAVSHLGIEISAFGEDWIEATMPVDYRTMQPFGVLHGGVSVALAETIGSLAGSLCLEEGKTAVGLDINANHLRPVSSGKVTARATPINLGRNIQVWQIDIRTEENKLCCVSRLTLSVINL